The window GCAACATTTTCATAGCAGGGGGACTACAGGGGTGCCTTCTGTGAGAAGTTGCCAGAAGCTTCCCTCATGTCCAACATCCAATTtcagccagctccaggacacatgtgctggccaaggctgagcccatcagggATGATGACAGCATTTCTAGCATAACAGAGTTAGGAAGGTGTCACGATCTGTCCTATTGAACAGGTGACGTGATGGTTCCTAGGAGTGATCTCAGGGTGCAAAAAGCTGACACGGTACAAGGGGGTTTGCAGtgataatcaaaacaaatgcaactTTATTGAaatgaccacagcaaaatgcGATAGAGGgattaagggagagaaaaaagatagagaaagagagagaaaagagagagagaaaagagaaagagggggTTATAGCTACCGAACGTAGAGACGAAGTCCAGTCCAGTCGAGGATCCACCTGTTACGTTGGGGAGATCTCAAAATCTCTAGCTAACtcagaggtttttattattgaaaattGTGAGGGGGGGGGGAAACAGATGCAATAGGGAATAGATGTAACAGGTAGTCTATGTTCTCAGAAGTAAATGAGAGCCATCGTTTTCTTGGTCCAGTGGTCACAACCTGCAGGCAAACATCTCGCTTTGGTCAGCTTGCTGCCCCCAACACATCTCCCCCGGCTTGGGGGTTTCAGTCCCAGTCcttggaaggaggagaggagcctTTTCACATGGGGGTTTCATGTCTCAGTCCTTGATGGAGAGGCTTCTTACGtctcagtctgtctgtcacGGTGGTTGTAAAACAGGTGAGGGTCTTCTGTGGGAGACCACCCGAAACTCAGGAGAAGTCCAGCCAGGCCGAGAGGTGGGACAGCTTCCAAAGCTCTTGTTGCAAAAAGGGCACGGTGCCCCCTTCTTAGCATACAGCAAACAACACCTGTGAAAACAAATAACGCTGTGCTTTCAGGTCTCAGGGCCTTTGGCATGTGACTTTCTCCTTCAGAGCCAGAGATTCTGGACGGGGGGGGTCTTCTCTTCAGTGCTCCCCCAATGACAATCATGAGGCAGATGAGGGAAAATTCGGACAGACTCTcacagaaggggaaagaaagccCTATGCCACTGCAGCCAGGAAAGAGGAGTGAGAACATGGGACAgcaacagccctgcagacccgAGGTCAgtgctggaggggcaggaggtgctccaggtgctcgAGCAGagattctcctgcagcccctggtgcagcccatggtgcgGCAGCTGTGTCCTCAGAGGTCCTTGGGATCAGAGAGATTCAGCTGCAGGAGAATCCCACCAGAGCTGTGGGtgcctgaaggaggctgtgatcctGTGGGAAgcccctgctggagcagggtcccGGCAAGACCTGTGGCCTATGGAGAGAGGAGTCcttgctggagcaggtttgctggcagcgCTTGTGTCACTGTGGGGGACAGTCtcttcctgaaggactgcatccCACGGGAGGGATCACATTGGAACTGTTTGCAAAGAACTGCAGCCTATGGGAAGGAGTCGCATCAGAAAACTCCACTTAGGACAGTTTTCTATGGGAgagacactggagcagggaaagattGTGAGGAGTCCAGtttaggaaggacattgagacacttgagcacatccagaggaggcaacaaggctggggaggggcttggaacacaagccctgtgaggaatgactgagggagctgggggtgttcagcctggagaaaaggagactcagaggtgtccttatcactctctacaactccctgaaaggtggttgTGGTCAGGTGGGGCTTGGTCTATTTCTTTCAGCAGtaactgacagaaccagaggacacagtctcaagctgcgtCAAGGGAAATAtaagttggatattaggaaaaagtttttacagAAACGGTGATAAACTTATTAGAATGgtttgcccagggaggtggtggagtcaccatgtCTGGATGTGTTTATGtaagactggatgtggcattcAGTGCCATGGCTTAGTTGAGGTATAAGGGCTcggttggatttgatgatcttgaaggtctcttcaAACCtggtgattctgggattctgagtcctcccctgaggaggaaggagtggcCACAGCCACCATTCTATGTTGTCCTGTGCTACTggtggggaagaaggagaaaaattggaAGTAGAGTGCAGAAAGAAGGCATGGGTAAGGGGAAAGTACTTTTAAGacatagtttttatttttcattatcataCATTGACTTGACTGGCAGTAAATTAGACTAATTGCCtcaaatctaattttttttcctaagacaGTCACTGGTGactgatctctccctgtccttatctcagcCCACGAGGCTTTccttatattttctctcccctgtaTAACTGAGGACGGCACTTTGCATCCAGCCAGGATCAGCCCACCACACAAAAGCACAGTAGCTGCAAAATGATGGATTACCTTGTGCTTTATCAGAACAGCAccaatttcacagaatcacggaataACTCTGAGTAGGAAGGGCACCACAAGGATCATCATGTCCAACTCTTAGGTGAATGGCCCATAGGGGGAATCAAACCCACAACTCTGGCATTATTAGCAACCAGCTCTAACCAAATTAATCTTGAGAACCTGATAGTTAGGAGCTGGCAGACATAAAAATAGAGACATCTGAGAACCAGGTGGGGGCAGATTTAATCAGTAAAGGAAATAATCAGGTGATGTAAATTACAGGTTCATAATTAGGAGGATAAACAGCTGAAAAAGGATCTCATCAATATAAATGTGGTGGCCTTTCTATTTAACCCAAGACTGAAAACCCAGAAAGGCTTTGATTTCTGTGcaaaaactgagaaaagattttttttttttttttggtgtggtgcTATAAAGGAAAAAGCACCACACATAGAGGCTGAGCAAAGGAACAATGAAGCTGAGCTTGGTGCAGAGGTGAGAGCTCTATGGCTACTAAActaaacataaattattttacttaagGCATTAAATGTATTAACTTTTCTGGTGTATCTTCCCTAATTATCTAGTGATGactaaagaaaattcatttttccaaTTGCCTAGTCTAGAACCATTGGCCTAAACTTAAGGCTAATTTAATATTCTGCGGAGAACTTTCTGAGCAAGAAATTTGTTATCAGCTTGTCACAGCTGAAACTACTGCTAATGCCTCTCTTCTCTTGCAGGTTGTTACTAATAGTGATATTTTTCTCTGGGCTATGGACTCAAGAGACACCAGGTAATGCTGCTACAAACTGATTTCATATCAGTTTGCAGGCTTCTCCATAGGTGTTATCCAGACTTATGTGTGTGTTTCAGAAAAGTCTGAAACTCTTGTGGCAGCCttactctgtttttctgtgaaacTTTAAACATACAGGGATTTGCTGGAAACTGCATTCTTTAGTTTCATGTATCACTATATTAAGCAAATGTTTCTACCTTTCCTCCCTCTGGTAGCAAGTACTGATGAATTAATAAGGAATTTATTCTTATTCTCTTGAGTGTAGTTGTTGTTAGTTACCATACAATACGTAAGGTCTTCTATTATAATTTAACCTAGCTAAGTACTGGGCAGTTGTTTGCTCATTTCTTGTCTCCTCCCAGCAGAATGGGGAGGAGACTCAGGAAAAACCTCAAAGATTGAgaacaatattttaataatttgaacCAAGTAAAAGATACTAattgtaataatatttttaatttttaaccttAAAAAACCTAAGAAAAAATTTGTGATGCAAAATAATTGCTCATTACAACTGATGCCCGGTCTGTCCCCAAGCAGTGACTGGTGCCTCCAGCCAGTTCCCCCAGTTTATGTATAGGTCATGACAGTCTATtctataaaatatacatttggCCAGTTCAAGTCAGTTGTCCTGACAGTGCTATCTCCTGGCTTCTTGAGTACCTCCTCCCTAACACAGCATGAGCCATTTAAAAGGTCTTTGGCTTGGTGctaagcactgctcagcagcaaccAAACTTCAGGGTTATCAGCATAATTCTTGCACTGAATCAAAAATACAGCTctgtaccagctactaggaagaaaatgaactctatcccagccaaaatcaggaaaaaatattataaagacAGCAGTGATTCATCTCAGAGGAAACCATTTTCTTAGCCAAAAGTCTTTCCTTACAAAACAGAGCtggtcctggagcagcagatgcaGAGAACTGTTTCTAGGACTGTCTGCCCTACTCACTGTGGGTCCTGTATAAAACACATTGGCCATCCCCAAAGATCTAAGTAAATAGATACTGGAGAAGGCTTTATCCAGCTTGGAGCAATTACTTAGCTTCTGCACTGAATCCAGCTAGTACCTTGGAGTGTGAGTGGAATAGGGTCACGTTCACCAGCATCTGTCTGCTGCTCCTTACTGTGACCATCTCTGATGTGGGAATTGCGTCACTAGTAAACTTCAGCCTACGGTGCTGAACCCTCTAGGAAAAAGAATCCtctcagcttttaaaatgcacCATTATTGTAAAAGGTCTACCTAGTGTTAGCTCATGATGCCATAGAAACTCCTGTTTGAAGCAACAAATCCCCATTTATCAGATATGCCATGTCAAATGAGAAGCCCTCTCTAGTCCTACACTTAGGACAGTGTGTACCTACCTCCTGCCTTGAAGAGGTTTGGGAGCCATGGCCTGGTTTATGCTGTGGTGATAGCTTGGGACTGGAGCTTCCCGAGCCAtcttttctgctcctgtgtGGTCTTTTCCCAGTTTGAGCCAGCTGGCTTCTGGTACTGGTACTTGGGCAAGTGACCAGGATAGGATGATGGAAGGGCACAGCTTATGTGGCTGCTCTCCACCCAAACTGGCTTTTGGCTCTTGTGAATAGAGGGATACAGGTGGAAGTTTCTGGTTATTTTGTGGTTGGtttgtagggatttttttgttttagaggttggggtttttttcactttccagGAGTGTGTGGGACtttgacattttatttcatctaaGGTGTTCAGATTGGGGCAGCCAATGCAGAACCTTTCTGACCACATTCCAAAATCCTATTTCTATGACTGGCTGTTGCAGGTGGCATTGCCGAATCATCGAATGCCATTACTAATAGGATACTAATTTTGGAGCTGTCTTTTCTCCTGGAATTACTGCCATTATAAACACGACCTCTCACCTCTCCTGACCAGAGATGTATGACTGTCACAACACTGACTTTAGAAAGCAATCTGAGAAATAGCAgatttgtttgtattttattttgaatccCCATCTTACCAACTTTTCAATACATCCAACACAGGACCCATGAGTTCAGAGTGCTTGGGGGACTTTCTGAGGATAACACTGAGTGCAGAATACTTTGAAGACAAATACTTAtctctttttgttgttggtAAGTTGATGTAGAAGAACTTGGTGAGAGAATTACGTGTGgtgaaatgtttaaaattctCTGAGGTGTTTCTATACTAGAATTCCCCaggtattttattatatatactaGAATTCCCTAGATATAATACTAGATTATTCTACTATTATAGAGCTTAGTAGACCGGATCTCATTGTAAGCAAACCCAACTGCTACCTTGATTTCTGTGTAACCTATACTGTCAACTTGTTTTTTGATAACTTAGCCATGATCAGACTTGATTTTGGGCTCAAACTGAAATGCACACAGTAGTTTCTAGGCATGTTAAAGCTGGAGCTTATGGAAAATCTCATGGGTCTTCTTTGTGGTGCGAATGTGTTTTAGTAACAGCACATGCTGCTCTGAAAATTCACTAGCTGAAGCTGGCACAACATTATTTTTGTACTAGTGGCTTCAGCTTGGTGGATGTGTATACTTAATGAAGTTTAAGAAAAATTAGCTGGGCCCTCTAGCTATGGACTTAGTAGTCAGCAAGTGgtacatttctgtgaaaaacatcACAGAATGCCCTGGAAGGGCACAGTGATGATACTTTTGGGATATATACACCTGCTTTAAGATTATATGTATAAATGTAAATTTGGCCTTGAAAAAGCTCTCCATGCCATCTCATTTCTCTAGATGTGGGTTTTGTGTCAAAACCCACTTAAAAATGTGTTCTTTGTTCAGATATCTTCACTCACATGCAAAAACACCCTGTAGCTGGGATACATATAGCTTAAAccataaagagattttttttttttaaggaaaaacccaaaacaactaAACCACAAAACCCTTAAAAGctcaaaaccataaaaatgGTTTGTATACTAAAAACATCCAAGCGAATCTTTAGTGTTCATCATCCTGGTGGATTGTCTCCTGAAGAGACTCTGCTGGGCAGGCATCAGAGAAATATGAGCCTGTGCCGGCCACAGGCTAGGGTCCTGATGTTGCTGTTGTCATCTGTCACCATACtagtggtttgggttttttttccatctccagtCCTTCAGCTGCAAGTGTTTCCTGTCCCAGTGTGCCTGTAATTTTAACActctctttttcatttcacttaGTCACAGCTCTTCCCCCACTTTGCAATCCTCTGAGCCCAGGGAATACAGCTGGGCTGTATCACAGCAAGTTCAGCTGAATCCTTATGCCAGAGCAGGTTTCTCATGGAGTTAGCAGAGCAGGAGTTACACTTGTTAACACAGTTCTTTGCTCTCTATTTGCCTGTAGATCAgtctggcacagcctgggagctggaTGAGGCCATGGCAGCCCAGTGTGGCTATACAGTAACTTACACCACCTGCAGGAGCATTCAGGTCCGTGCTTCTGCACTGAGCTGCCATTCTCACTTAGAGGTGAGTTTGTTACAGACGCTTTGACTACAGTGCTCTTGTACACTAACTTTATGTGAGAAATTACTGGATTATTAATGGACATTACATGAGATGTCATAATGTGTTAAGTATCTGTTAGCAGAgaataatataattttcttcaaatgtaTCCAGAGGTCTGAGAATGTTCCATTTGGTACTGCCATTTGGAGGGCCTACAGATGAACACATGAAGTGTATCACATGTGCCCTTAAAGGGCAACTATTTTCTTGTGGATTGCAATAGGGAATTGCATCTGGCAGCTGTGTTGCACTCTGCCCTAACACTGTTTAATGTCTTGAGACACTTCACAGTAAAAACTAAAACTTTGGTTGCTGGCTCACTTCAACTATGtcataaaacacaaaatcagCTATCTCTtaggtttatttgtttgttttcttattgtTCAATTCTGGGTCTGCACAAAAGGAACAAACCTGCTGcccaaaatatttatgttgcTGTGTAGCTATGTGCATATATCTTGTGCAGTAAATGAAGTGGAAAGTGATAATGCTTCAGTATGGAGTTGCTCTTCTGTGCAGAGGCCGGTGGGTgcattttgtaatttaatttaaggTCACAAGGATAAGTAGTGCCCAGCTAGGGAAAAGCAGTCTAACAGGCAAATGTTCCATTTTCCCACACAGAAAGATGTGTTCACAGTAACTATACAAATCAAAGCATCTCACACTCCTGATATGAGCAATGCTACAACTCATCTGAAAAGTGCAAGTTGCCATTATGATCCATGGAGTCCAAGAGagataaaatgtgaaaataactACATGGAGGTAAGTACTTATGGAAAGTGCTAGAAGTAAAGAGATAGATACTGCAAGATGCTCTCTTAGATTGTGTTTCCAATGTATATTCCTAGAATTTTGTCACCTTCAGACTGCCCCATCATGAGCAGCTTATTAGTGAGTGCGCAGTATGCATTTAAGTgatacatttatattttgattGTGTAACTTATATTAGCAGTAATAGCTAATAAAGCTGTAAAACCATATCGAAAAGGTTAAGCTTGTAGATTGAACTCCCTGAATGTTGCCCCAATAAATCTTATTTGAGACAACAGAGAATGTATACCTCCTGAAGGAAGTTTCCCTGCTGGGGAGAAATGCAGAAGGAGAAATGGACTCCTCTTGTAAGAGGATGTTGGAGTCAAGAACAAACTCTGGTCTTAAGTGGAAATAGAAAGTAGAAGATaggtggaaaaataaaaagaaactgaaatcaaGCAGACTAGGTGAATCACCAGGCATGGTGGCATCTCTGTCTAGGAAATTCTGGTTTCTCTTGAAAAAGGCTTGCAGGGTGTTGAAGACAAGGAAATAAGTGCTATCAGCAAACCCCTTACAGATGTTTTTCCACCCCCAGGTTTCTGTCAGGAGGGAGGTTCCACAGACTATAAAAGACTTTGTTCAAGATGAAGCTGAGGACTGGACTTTTGTATTTCCAGAAGTAAAACTACAGGTTTTCTTTCTAGCAAAAGCTAGTGTTACCTCTGGCACAACTATCTTTCTTTTCATTAGCCACGCAGTACTTTCAAAAAGTACTTAAGTAACAATAACAGAACTTCTGTATCAAGTGgttttagtatatttttataGATTAGAAGTACAGACAGTTGTAGGCTGTGTCTCCAAGAAAGAAATCAAGTCTTCCCCAGATAGGagattgttttggttttagtttgcttgttttttgcaccaaaaaaaaaaaaaaccacaaaaaccttAAAATCCCATGGCCCATAAAAAAACTGTGaagagggttttttcttcttggacTCTTGTATGTCCAGAGTCTTCAGCAGGGCAGTTAGTGCCATTAGTTATTCTCTGTTGCCCTTAAAATGGAAAGTTTTCTGTATGCATGAGGTGGGGAAAGTTGGAGGGATATCCCACTAGTAAAATTCAAAGGCAACAAACTGCTGGGCAATTCAACACAGTAAATCATTCAATGCAATAAACCTGTTACTTTGAACATCATGTTTAAACTTTTGATACATTTCTCTGGGTAGGCAAAGGCAGAAGAAGCCTCAATATGGCAAATAGTATTTCATcagccagaagaaaaaagggctCTGCTTATGAGCAATGCTTGGAGTGCAGGCTATGGACTCAACGCCTCAGACTCCAGGATTCTGCTGCGAGTGCCATACACTGCTGCCCAAGTTCAGCTGGTCGAGGTTGGTGCGCTCCTTCTGGCCCACCaagctgccaggctgtgcaggtCTAACCAGATTCCTTCCTCACAGGATCAGGGAATTACCTTGTCTGTGCTGAGATCAAGTACATTTTACAAATACCAGTGGGTGATCCTGATGGTGGATACTACTGTGGCATGTCCTGTAGGTAAGGAGTGTGGTACCATGCTCCAATGCCAAAATGTACAGGAACAGACTCACAACCAGTGAGCTGACAGCTTTCATCTCTTGTCCCTAAGATGGTGTGGACTACACGAACAAAACAATCACCTGGACTATTCCAAAGTATATTCCACCACTGTCTGCTGGAATGACTAGCCTTAAGGATGTGCTTGTGGAAGCTGGCATGGATCTACACAAACTGTCTGCCAAGGAAATGGCTTCCAGGAAATATTTGTTATTGAATGAGTTAACAACAATTACAATGAAGATTCCAATAGGTGCAGAAGGTGGTTATTACAAGGTTGGTGACTTATATTAGGTGCCATGCAAGCAATATTCTGGGAtgtatgtttgttttctgatgAGGAATAATTGTTCATCTTGTGCCTTTCAAATGAAAGATGGGAGTGTGAGAGTGAGGGAGAACAAAGGATTTGTTAAAAACTCCAGAAGCCCTGACCAAAGATAGTATTTGTAATCACCACTttatgaagaatttcttttcttgcaaGCACGGGTAGACAGAATCCTACACAGAACTATTGATTCATTAATTACTCAGGTTAACATGGAGCTTTCACCTACTATTCCTGATGTCATACTCCTCTGAGATGGTTCTAACTGGATTGTAAAGCATTGATGGTTCTGTTGTATTTCATACAAACCACTTAAGAGAATGGGAATAACCCATTAGTCCAGCAGACCACATGCTCTTGGGGTGGGTTAGGGCTACGCATCTAAATCTGTGGGGTGCTACACATCTAAATCTGCTGCTTGGGGTGAACTGAGTCCTGGGCAAATGTAGCAACTGAACTCCTGGTGAGGTTGAATAAGCAACCCTATTCACTGTGAAACAGTCCCCTGCTGCTTTGAATCTTGAGAAGTGGGATATCATTTTCCAAAGGGAGTCTTCTGAGTATTCTGAGATAATCTAAGCAGGGAATACAAGAGTTCAGGATTCCTGAGCAAAAAGGGCAATTGGTTGGGGCTGTAGATTTAGCTGACCTTGAGATGCTCCACCATAACTTTAGTGGAAAATCAAGTCATACAAAAAGGTACTGTTTTGAATTCTAGACTTCTGTGAACAATGGACAGCTTGGAGTAAAATACACCATCAACTTGTTCTTGGAACACCAGTGGGAAGATAACAAATGGGGGCTAACCAAACATACTATCATCAAGGAAATAGAAGCACCATTTGAACAAGCAGAGGTTGTTATAACCAATAGTAAGTAGCTGAACATTGAATTTACTAAAGGTTTTGGTACTCTTAAGAGCTTAATGCTATTTGTTCCTTTTCAGATTTAAATCTGAGTGCAGGGCTAATGAATGTTACAGTAGGAACATTCCTCCCAGATGCTGAGCTTGTGAACTTAACCATTGAAGGGGTTGTTGTGGCTGTACCTGAAGCTCTTCAGCATGGCTACCTAATACACAGGACCAGATATGCTAATGGAAGCAAAGCATATGTACTACAAGTCCCACTTGATGCACCAAGTATTAAAATAGAGGTGTGTACTAAGGCACTGCAGCATCCCATGGAATAGAAATGATGATATTACTTGGTGATTTTTCATGTCTAAATATGATTTTCCTAGTACATGGGAGAGGACATGAGAGCCTACACCCTGAATATCACACTCACATTCATCACCTACCCATCAAGTGAGACCTTTGTTGTCCCAGTAATTGCACTGTCCGCTGTGAAAGATGCAGGTAAACTTTGTGGAACTTGGGCAAAACTGCACCAACCTGGCTGTGAGCTGGGCTGATTTCAGCCAGGGATACTGCCAgtcccagggagctgcactAAACTGATGGCAGCTGGCTGACTCTTGGTTGTTTTGCAGTACTGCCCAGTGCCACAGGGTTTTGTGATGGGAGGAACCTCCATCTCATTATCACTCGTGGGAATGTGGACCAAAACTGGCTACCTTTCATCTCAGACTGGCACCTGACCCAAGAGGCTGCACAGAAGTACAATTACATTCTGAGGGACAATGGCACTCACCTGGCAATCTCtgtccctttcctttctccccatGTGAGCTATGAGGTAAGGCTGCCAACATGTAGCAATTGAAAGACATGTTCTAGCTGTGAGATATCAACAAGACAGTATATtcttgaaagcaaaataaaacttacCTTTGAGATAGTCTTCTAAGGTATAATGGAGGATTACTTTCTGCCCTTGTAAGAAAACTTTAATTTCCCTTAGTTAATGTCGGCAGAAatggacaagaaaaaaagaaacatattcTGCATTTACTGTATGGTTGACCATCTTAAAGGACAACTATACACGCAATGGAGTTTGTATTGCATTCTTTTGCAAAACAACTGAAAAAGCTCACCCTGTGAGCTTCTGGATTAAAAACATCCTGTTTAAATACATCCTGTGGATTTGACTTTGCTCAAGCACCATTATCTTTGGCTTGTGATAACCTGCCCTCTTAGCTTTTGAATG of the Camarhynchus parvulus chromosome 3, STF_HiC, whole genome shotgun sequence genome contains:
- the LOC115901793 gene encoding uncharacterized protein LOC115901793; the encoded protein is MSSECLGDFLRITLSAEYFEDKYLSLFVVDQSGTAWELDEAMAAQCGYTVTYTTCRSIQVRASALSCHSHLEKDVFTVTIQIKASHTPDMSNATTHLKSASCHYDPWSPREIKCENNYMEVSVRREVPQTIKDFVQDEAEDWTFVFPEAKAEEASIWQIVFHQPEEKRALLMSNAWSAGYGLNASDSRILLRVPYTAAQVQLVEDQGITLSVLRSSTFYKYQWVILMVDTTVACPVDGVDYTNKTITWTIPKYIPPLSAGMTSLKDVLVEAGMDLHKLSAKEMASRKYLLLNELTTITMKIPIGAEGGYYKTSVNNGQLGVKYTINLFLEHQWEDNKWGLTKHTIIKEIEAPFEQAEVVITNNLNLSAGLMNVTVGTFLPDAELVNLTIEGVVVAVPEALQHGYLIHRTRYANGSKAYVLQVPLDAPSIKIEYMGEDMRAYTLNITLTFITYPSSETFVVPVIALSAVKDAVLPSATGFCDGRNLHLIITRGNVDQNWLPFISDWHLTQEAAQKYNYILRDNGTHLAISVPFLSPHVSYEGFHTSAIKASLYLTLKDDITLAQRRDFSVSCLFSPSELIQCLPNGTVIITAIKLVGGEDLDTALLVLRDRQCKPSLVTERTATFKFNVNTCGTSRKFNSTTVTYENEVLYFRPGDDIPIYQLKFLCLYAVEQTADVPYESKKNPLPSIQPGSGCLALSLKLFKEKSYSEPYQESEYPVVKYLREALYFEVELLQPKDARLDLNLDDCWATNSQSQDSIPQWHILIHGCENNKDSYKTVFHEVNYSPRAKFPQHLKRFEVRMFTFVQGTSLLQEQLYFHCSVVICNTKQQLLDLFCPRRCNPGKHRFGECTNFSQTEQELLHFMESQLGGLSNHSLLPRCTSKIVSVVSTGKIDYQSLWRKGSVNPY